The Flavobacterium johnsoniae UW101 genomic interval ATTGCATCTCAGGCTCTTATAAGCGGATCATTTACTTTGATCAACGAAGCAATGCGTTTGAATTTCTGGCCTAAAGTAAAAATTAAATACCCTACCGAAGTTAAAGGACAGTTATACATTCCGTCAATCAACTGGCTGTTGTTTTTTGGCTGTGTTGGAATTGTATTACACTTCGAAAAATCAGGAAATATGGAACATGCTTATGGTCTTGCCATCATATTATGTATGATCATGACGACCATTTTGCTGAATTATTATTTAATTATGAAGCGTGTAAAACTGTACTTTATGGTACCGCTTATTACGATTTATTTATTAATCGAATTTAGTTTCCTTATTGCCAACATCACCAAATTTGCTGAAGGCGGTTACGTAACTTTAATCATTGCGATCTTGCTTATCTCAATCATGACGATTTGGTATTTAGCTAAGAAAATCAATAAAAACTATACAAAAGTTATCAAAATTGACGATTATAAAAAGGTATTAATGGAATTAAGTGAAGACTTATCAATTCCTAAATATGCTACGCATTTAGTATACATGACAAATGCAAATAGTGTTGATGAGCTGGAGGAAAAAGTAATTTATTCTATTTTACAAAAACGCCCAAAAAGAGCCGATATTTATTGGTTTGTACACGTAAACATCCTTACGGAACCTTATAAAACACAATATAAAGTTACCGAAATTGCTAAAGACGATATTTACAGAATCGATTTTAACTTAGGTTTTAGAGAACCAACTAAAATCAATTTAATGTTTAGAGAAGTAATTCGTGACATGGTAAAACGCGGCGAAGTGGATATTACCAGCCGTTATGAGTCATTAAATAAAAACAATATTATTGGAGACTTTAAATTTGTATTGTCTGAGAAATTCTTATCTAATGACAATGATTTAAGATGGCACGAAAATATTATTATGAACTCTTATTTCTTCATTAAAAAACTGAGTTTATCTGAAGAAAGAGCTTTTGGCTTAGACAGCAGCTCTGTAAAAATAGAGAAATTCCCAATGGTGCTTCATGCTCCGGAAAACATTGGACTGACAAGAATAACAAAATAAAAACTGCCTGCAGAAACCTATTTACAAAACACTCTTTTAAAACTTTATCAGAGTGTTTTTTTGTTTTGAGAATGAAAGCTAAACAACAATCCCAATTAAAAATTTAACTTTCAACCAATTAATAGTACCTTTGCAGCTCAAATATTAGAAATGAGATTACACAGAAATTTAGTTTATACTACCATCGACTCTTTAAATGCTATTTTCAATGAAGGAGAATATGCAGATAAAGTGGTAGCCAGAGCATTAAAAAAAGACAAACGTTGGGGAAGTTCTGACAGGAAGTTTGTTGCTGAAACGATATATGAGATTGTTCGCTGGAAACGTTTATACGCAGAAATTGCCGAAGTAAAAGAACCTTACGACAGAGATAATTTATGGAGAATGTTCGCGGTTTGGGCAGTTTTAAGAGGATATCCAATTCCTGATTGGAGACAATTAGAAGGAACTCCTGAAAGAAAAATCAAGGGACGTTTTGACGAGCTTTCGAAAGTTAGAGCTTTAAAGGAATCTATTCCGGACTGGATGGACGAATTGGGCGTAAAGGAACTTGGAGAAAAAATCTGGTCAAAAGAAATTACGGCTCAAAATCAGCCGGCTAAAGTTATTTTAAGAACAAATACTCTTAAAGGAACTAAAGAAAGTCTTAGAAATACTTTGATGGATTTAAACATTGAAACAGAATATTTAAAAGATCAGCCGGAAGCTTTAGTTTTAAAAGAAAGAGCAAATGTATTTTTAACAGACGCTTTTAAACAAGGACTTTTTGAGGTTCAGGATGCTAACTCACAATTAGTTGCCGGTTTCCTTGATGTAAAACCTGGAATGCGTGTTGTAGATACTTGTGCAGGAGCCGGAGGAAAAACATTACATATCGCTTCTTTAATGGAAAATAAAGGGCAGTTGATTGCAATGGATTTGTACGAAAGCAAACTAAAACAGTTAAAATTAAGAGCCAAAAGAAATGGTGCTTTTAATATTGAATACCGTATTATTGACACTACAAAAGTGATCAAAAAGCTGCATGAAAAAGCTGATCGTGTTTTAATCGATGCGCCTTGCAGCGGATTAGGTGTTTTAAAAAGAAATCCTGATTCTAAATGGAAATTACAGCCTGAATTTATCGATAACATTCGCAAAGTTCAAAGTGAAGTTTTAGAAAGCTATTCTAAAATTGTAAAACCAGGAGGAAAATTAGTTTATGCAACTTGCTCTGTTTTACCATCTGAAAATCAGGAACAAGTAGAAAAATTCTTAAAAACAGAAATAGGACAGCAGTTTACTTTTATTGAAGATCGTAAATTACTGGCTTCAGAATCTGGCTTTGACGGATTTTATATGGCACTTATGGAAAGAAAAAAATAAGATTAAATTCCAATTTACTGGAAAATCCCAATACAACAAATCCCAAATTTCAATTGTAAAAATTAAAATTTGGGATTTATTTTTTATGTGGTTCTTGTCTAGATCTACAACTCCAAAAGGAGTTCTCAAATATCTCTTAGAGATTACATATTAATAAAAAAGAATACTCCTCAAATTAAAGTTTTAAACTTTCAAACTAGATTTGCGTAATAACTTTCCGTTTTCATTTTCTTTAAATTTCGGAACAAAAACAATTTCTTTGGGTTTTTCAAATTTTCCTAAAACATCAAAAAAATCAGCCGAAAAATCATACTTCTCCCCTTCAATTACTAAAATCAATTTTTCTCCTAAAACTGTATCAGGAACACCAGTTACAAAAAATCGGTTTGTAATTCTGCCTGTTAATTTAGCTTCAATCTGTTCAGGAATCAGCTTTACTCCCCCGCTGTTAATGACATTATCGATTCTTCCCAAAAAAACAAACTGATTTTCATTTACTAAATCAACTAAATCATTGGTTACAATTGGTTCATCAGAAATCGAAGCAACATAAATAACTAAACAGCCTCGGTCATCTTTCTCAATTTTAACATTTGGCAGAATCGTAAAAGCAGTTTCACCTACTTTTTTAGCCGCAATATGCGTAATTGTTTCTGTCATTCCGTAGGTTTCGTAAATTTCTGTTTTCTTTAATGGCAAAAGCTTTTCTTCGAGAGCACTATCCATTTTTGCACCGCCAATAATCAGCTTTTTAATATTTCCCAGCTTTTCAATTGAATTTTGAACTTGTAACGGAACCATTGCTACAAAATCATATTGCTTATTATTGTAAGCCAAAGGCTCAGTACTTGGTAGTGTAACATCTAATTCCAGACCTAAAATCAAACTGCGCACAAGCATCATTTTTCCTGCAATAAACTGAGTCGGCAGACACAATAATGCTTTATTTCCCGGCTCTAATCCGAAGAAATCTCCTGTTGCCAATGCAGACTGAATCATGGCTTGTTTTTCTAATCTTACTAATTTAGGAAGTCCGGTTGTTCCTGATGTTGTCATTTCGATATAGTCCTTATGATCGAACCAATCCAGAAAAAATTCACCAATTGCGCGCTCATAGGCATCGCCTTCTTTAATAAAACTGTAGCCAATTCGGCATAAATCAGCTGCATTTAAATGATAACCGTCGAGCTTAAAATAGTTATGTACGTTTTTATGAGTTAAGTTTAGCATAATAAATTTTAATTTAAGTTTAAAAATTCTGCTGTTTCATTATTTTTTTCGTCAATTATTCCGGTTAGTTTTTCTTTCCAGTTTGTCCATTTGTATTTTTTGCTGAAAATAAAAAGCAAAATAGGATAAACTATAACAACCGGTAAAATGACATCGGCGCCAGCAGAAGGCTCCGACATATCTTTAAAAATAGAATGCGTTTGAAAAACAGACCAGTCTGAGGTTACTAATAAGGCTCCAACAAGATTATTAGCAGCATGAAACCCCAAAGCAAGTTCCATTCCTTCATCCATCAATGTAATTACTCCAAGAAACAATCCGGTTCCTATATAATAAACCATAACCACATATCCCATTTTTTCAACCTCAGGATTCAGAATGTGCATTGAACCAAATATAACCGAAGTCATTATTAAAGG includes:
- a CDS encoding RsmB/NOP family class I SAM-dependent RNA methyltransferase, which encodes MRLHRNLVYTTIDSLNAIFNEGEYADKVVARALKKDKRWGSSDRKFVAETIYEIVRWKRLYAEIAEVKEPYDRDNLWRMFAVWAVLRGYPIPDWRQLEGTPERKIKGRFDELSKVRALKESIPDWMDELGVKELGEKIWSKEITAQNQPAKVILRTNTLKGTKESLRNTLMDLNIETEYLKDQPEALVLKERANVFLTDAFKQGLFEVQDANSQLVAGFLDVKPGMRVVDTCAGAGGKTLHIASLMENKGQLIAMDLYESKLKQLKLRAKRNGAFNIEYRIIDTTKVIKKLHEKADRVLIDAPCSGLGVLKRNPDSKWKLQPEFIDNIRKVQSEVLESYSKIVKPGGKLVYATCSVLPSENQEQVEKFLKTEIGQQFTFIEDRKLLASESGFDGFYMALMERKK
- a CDS encoding AMP-binding protein produces the protein MLNLTHKNVHNYFKLDGYHLNAADLCRIGYSFIKEGDAYERAIGEFFLDWFDHKDYIEMTTSGTTGLPKLVRLEKQAMIQSALATGDFFGLEPGNKALLCLPTQFIAGKMMLVRSLILGLELDVTLPSTEPLAYNNKQYDFVAMVPLQVQNSIEKLGNIKKLIIGGAKMDSALEEKLLPLKKTEIYETYGMTETITHIAAKKVGETAFTILPNVKIEKDDRGCLVIYVASISDEPIVTNDLVDLVNENQFVFLGRIDNVINSGGVKLIPEQIEAKLTGRITNRFFVTGVPDTVLGEKLILVIEGEKYDFSADFFDVLGKFEKPKEIVFVPKFKENENGKLLRKSSLKV
- a CDS encoding KUP/HAK/KT family potassium transporter, with protein sequence MSASHKNLHSKLSIGGLLITLGIIYGDIGTSPLYVMKAILGNHTINADIVLGGISCVFWTLTLQTTIKYVLITLSADNHGEGGIFALYALVKKTKIQWLIVPAIIGGSALLADGIITPPISISSAVEGIRAFYPTMQTQTIVYIVITILFILFTIQQFGTKLVGKFFAPMMLIWFAMLGTLGFIQIMHFPEVIKAINPYYAYHLLSVHPDGFFVLGFVFLCTTGAEALYSDMGHCGRKNIRISWIFVKTTLVLNYFGQAAYLIHHEGSTLQQLGGENGNPFYLIMPHWFLPFGIVVATLAAVIASQALISGSFTLINEAMRLNFWPKVKIKYPTEVKGQLYIPSINWLLFFGCVGIVLHFEKSGNMEHAYGLAIILCMIMTTILLNYYLIMKRVKLYFMVPLITIYLLIEFSFLIANITKFAEGGYVTLIIAILLISIMTIWYLAKKINKNYTKVIKIDDYKKVLMELSEDLSIPKYATHLVYMTNANSVDELEEKVIYSILQKRPKRADIYWFVHVNILTEPYKTQYKVTEIAKDDIYRIDFNLGFREPTKINLMFREVIRDMVKRGEVDITSRYESLNKNNIIGDFKFVLSEKFLSNDNDLRWHENIIMNSYFFIKKLSLSEERAFGLDSSSVKIEKFPMVLHAPENIGLTRITK